Proteins encoded by one window of Bradyrhizobium sp. B097:
- a CDS encoding dihydrolipoamide acetyltransferase family protein: MRQFTLPDLGEGLEEAEIVTWYVNEGDHVVTDQPLVSVETDKAVVEIPAPSSGRIARLFGAKGDIVKVGAPLVEFAEEAGQDTGTIVGELDTGEQRPAPATASPPGGKGAQVFPAVRVLARKLDVALDLVEATGPGGTITRADVERAAKRMSHSGPAEPLRGLRRAMAQRMTAAHAEIVPATVTDEADIDDWRQGEDVTIRLARAIAVACKAEPALNAWYHSGTGERRLIERIDLGIAVDTGGGLIVPVLRNVAERSVSDLRAGLDRLRADAIARAIPPEELRGATITLSNFGMIGGRFANLIIVPPQTAIVGAGRISERVVALRGQVAVRRTLPLSLTFDHRVVTGGEAARFLVVLKSDVERIS; encoded by the coding sequence ATGCGCCAGTTCACGTTGCCGGACCTTGGTGAAGGTCTTGAAGAAGCTGAGATCGTCACCTGGTATGTCAACGAGGGCGATCACGTCGTGACCGATCAGCCGCTCGTTTCGGTCGAGACCGACAAGGCGGTGGTCGAGATACCGGCGCCGTCGAGCGGACGCATCGCGCGCCTGTTCGGTGCCAAGGGCGATATCGTGAAGGTCGGCGCGCCGCTCGTCGAGTTTGCCGAGGAGGCCGGGCAGGACACCGGCACGATTGTGGGCGAACTCGACACCGGCGAGCAACGGCCGGCGCCAGCAACTGCTTCGCCGCCCGGCGGGAAGGGAGCCCAAGTGTTTCCGGCAGTGCGGGTCCTTGCGCGCAAGCTTGACGTCGCGCTCGATCTCGTCGAGGCGACCGGGCCCGGCGGCACCATCACGCGGGCCGATGTCGAGAGGGCGGCGAAGCGAATGTCTCACAGCGGACCCGCCGAGCCGCTGCGCGGCTTGCGCCGCGCGATGGCCCAACGCATGACGGCAGCGCATGCGGAAATCGTCCCCGCGACGGTCACCGATGAAGCCGACATCGACGATTGGCGGCAGGGCGAGGACGTGACAATCCGCCTGGCGCGTGCGATCGCCGTTGCCTGCAAGGCAGAGCCCGCGCTCAATGCCTGGTATCATTCCGGTACGGGAGAACGGCGCCTGATCGAGCGAATCGATCTTGGCATCGCCGTCGATACCGGCGGCGGCCTGATCGTTCCCGTGCTGCGCAATGTCGCGGAGCGGAGCGTATCGGACCTGCGGGCCGGGCTCGACCGTCTGCGAGCCGACGCAATCGCGCGCGCGATACCTCCAGAGGAGCTGCGCGGTGCGACGATCACGTTGTCGAACTTCGGCATGATCGGAGGCCGGTTTGCTAATCTCATCATCGTGCCACCGCAGACGGCGATCGTCGGCGCCGGGCGGATTTCGGAGCGCGTGGTCGCGCTTCGGGGACAGGTTGCGGTCCGACGCACACTGCCGCTATCGCTGACCTTCGATCATCGGGTGGTGACGGGCGGCGAAGCTGCCCGTTTCCTGGTTGTCCTCAAATCCGACGTTGAGCGCATTTCGTGA
- a CDS encoding carboxymuconolactone decarboxylase family protein, with the protein MATVKLLSDDELSADARAVFDDIRKTRNSDFINNFWRALAHDPKTLRRTWESIKEVMAPGALDPKVKEMLYVAVSVAHGCSYCIHSHTASARAKGMTEAEYQEMLAIVGMAAETNRLVTALGVPVDDAFLVDAPAGQRQEP; encoded by the coding sequence ATGGCAACTGTGAAACTGCTCTCCGACGACGAACTCTCGGCCGACGCACGCGCCGTCTTCGACGACATCCGCAAGACGCGGAACTCGGACTTCATCAACAATTTCTGGCGCGCGCTCGCGCATGATCCGAAGACGCTGCGGCGGACCTGGGAGAGCATCAAGGAGGTGATGGCGCCGGGCGCCCTCGATCCGAAGGTCAAGGAGATGCTCTATGTTGCGGTCTCGGTGGCCCATGGCTGCAGCTACTGCATCCATTCGCACACCGCGAGCGCCCGCGCCAAGGGCATGACCGAGGCCGAATATCAGGAGATGCTCGCGATCGTCGGCATGGCCGCCGAAACCAACCGGCTGGTCACCGCGCTCGGCGTGCCGGTGGACGATGCCTTTCTCGTCGATGCACCTGCGGGACAGAGGCAGGAGCCGTGA